In Microbacterium foliorum, the following proteins share a genomic window:
- a CDS encoding HAD family hydrolase — protein MSRQPRAILWDMDGTLVDTEPYWMAAETALVESFGGTWTHADALQLVGNGLIDSAIILQNAGVDMDAQAIISLLTDGVQDALRTQGVPFRPGARELLQDLKSAGIPTGLVTMSLRRMALSVVELIEFEAFDIVVAGDDVTHPKPHPEPYLHAASLLEIDIADAVVIEDSPTGLRAGIAAGAVALGVPHIVSLDDVGAHELWPSLEGRTAADLIELFDRKTSMTGATR, from the coding sequence GTGAGCAGACAGCCCCGCGCGATCCTCTGGGACATGGACGGAACCCTCGTCGACACCGAGCCGTATTGGATGGCGGCCGAGACGGCGCTGGTCGAATCCTTCGGGGGCACGTGGACCCATGCGGACGCCCTCCAGCTCGTCGGCAACGGCCTCATCGACAGCGCGATCATCCTGCAGAACGCCGGTGTCGACATGGACGCACAGGCGATCATCTCGCTCCTCACCGACGGAGTGCAGGACGCGCTGCGCACCCAGGGAGTGCCTTTCCGCCCCGGTGCACGCGAGCTGCTGCAGGATCTGAAGTCGGCGGGCATCCCGACCGGCCTCGTCACGATGTCGCTGCGTCGCATGGCCCTGAGCGTCGTCGAGCTGATCGAGTTCGAGGCCTTCGACATCGTCGTCGCCGGCGACGATGTGACCCATCCCAAGCCCCACCCTGAGCCGTACCTGCACGCAGCGTCGCTGCTCGAGATCGACATCGCCGACGCCGTGGTCATCGAGGACTCGCCGACAGGACTTCGCGCGGGCATCGCAGCCGGCGCCGTCGCTCTCGGTGTGCCGCACATCGTCTCCCTCGACGATGTCGGGGCACACGAGCTCTGGCCCAGCCTCGAGGGCCGCACGGCCGCCGATCTGATCGAACTCTTCGATCGCAAGACCTCCATGACGGGAGCCACCCGATGA
- a CDS encoding tRNA (adenine-N1)-methyltransferase translates to MTDTTSQRPSGPFREGDRVQLTGPKGRLHTVTLREDGELHTHQGVLRHRDLIGLPDGSVAANSSGHEYLALRPLLRDFAMSMPRGAAIVYPKDAAQIVMQADIFPGAVVVEAGVGSGALSLSLLRAIGPVGRLVSFERREDFAQVARGNVETFFGETPDTWNVVVGDLAEALPVEFPAGTVDRVVLDMLAPWECMDVVADALTPGGVVLCYVATATQLSRVAEYIRGTGLFTDPEASETMVRGWHVEGLAVRPDHRMVAHTGFLLTARRLAPGAVAPQVKRRASKSSYGDADVDAWTPGAVGDREINDKNLRKRAREAAKAAEGARLASGSRESEPPTE, encoded by the coding sequence ATGACCGACACCACCTCACAGCGGCCGAGCGGGCCGTTCCGCGAGGGCGATCGAGTGCAGCTGACCGGGCCCAAGGGACGGCTGCACACCGTGACCCTCCGTGAGGACGGCGAGCTGCACACCCATCAGGGAGTGCTCCGACACCGCGACCTCATCGGTCTGCCGGACGGTTCGGTGGCGGCCAACAGCTCCGGTCACGAGTACCTCGCGCTGCGGCCCCTGCTCCGCGACTTCGCGATGTCGATGCCGCGCGGCGCGGCGATCGTCTACCCGAAGGATGCGGCGCAGATCGTGATGCAGGCCGACATCTTCCCCGGCGCGGTCGTCGTCGAGGCGGGCGTCGGATCCGGTGCCCTCTCGCTCTCGCTGCTCCGCGCCATCGGTCCGGTCGGCCGCCTGGTGTCGTTCGAACGTCGTGAGGACTTCGCCCAGGTCGCACGTGGAAACGTCGAGACCTTCTTCGGCGAGACGCCCGACACCTGGAACGTGGTCGTCGGGGACCTCGCTGAGGCGCTTCCGGTCGAGTTCCCGGCAGGCACGGTCGATCGCGTCGTGCTCGACATGCTCGCGCCGTGGGAGTGCATGGACGTCGTCGCCGACGCACTCACCCCCGGGGGCGTCGTGCTCTGCTACGTAGCGACGGCCACCCAGCTCTCGCGGGTCGCCGAGTACATCCGCGGCACCGGGCTGTTCACCGACCCGGAGGCGTCCGAGACGATGGTGCGTGGGTGGCACGTCGAAGGACTCGCCGTCAGGCCGGATCACCGCATGGTCGCGCACACCGGCTTCCTTCTCACGGCGCGCCGCCTGGCTCCGGGGGCTGTGGCTCCCCAGGTCAAGCGAAGGGCGTCGAAAAGCAGCTACGGCGACGCGGATGTCGACGCGTGGACGCCCGGGGCGGTCGGCGACCGGGAGATCAACGACAAGAACCTCCGCAAGAGAGCCAGGGAGGCGGCGAAGGCCGCCGAAGGGGCGCGTCTCGCATCCGGTTCGCGCGAATCGGAGCCACCGACGGAATAG